The Plasmodium relictum strain SGS1 genome assembly, chromosome: 9 genome window below encodes:
- a CDS encoding DnaJ protein, putative, translating to MKIFYFSVILFYFALVSNVNCLFKKVLSHFYCHNESCYEILGISEKATPEEIRYSYYKKLKNIKKGYDLKKKKKVVRAFNILINKRTRSYYDYYLNNPNSIVNLIYFNLYCFYKLFKVILILLLVSFFICLFQYIHNSNEMKRVIQKCSKNKLFKREVQNRIAENHPDFHNYDLKKKRKIEKKIEEDVVQEIVMINNQKTRRLGISDLIIVKIFFLPRHIWQYVKWNIKWIIKYNILNEEYDENDKVYITRKYMNVSLEKWNSLNEEEKRNYLKKELWVKQNLDDFLHEEREKDRINKISSSKYKKQIRMKKKGISFNYND from the exons atgaaaatattttatttttctgtcattttattttattttgcttTGGTTAGCAATGTAAAttgtttatttaaaaaagtgtTAAGTCACTTTTATTGTCATAACGAAAGTTGTTATGAAATATTAg GAATTAGTGAAAAAGCGACCCCAGAAGAAATTAGATATTCATACTATAAgaagttaaaaaatataaaaaaaggatatgatttaaaaaaaaaaaagaaagtggTTAGAGCTTTTaacattttaattaataaaagaactAGAAGTTATTAtgattattatttgaataatCCTAATAGCATagttaatttaatatattttaatttatattgtttttataaattatttaaagtaATATTGATATTATTGCTTGTTAgcttttttatatgtttgtTTCAATATATTCATAATAGCAATGAAATGAAAAGAGTTATTCAAAAATgctcaaaaaataaattattcaaaaGAGAAGTTCAAAATAGAATAGCTGAAAACCATCCagattttcataattatgacttgaaaaaaaaaagaaaaattgaaaaaaaaatagaagaagaTGTTGTACAAGAGATAGTGATGATAAATAATCAGAAAACAAGAAGGCTTGGTATTTCTGATTTAAttattgtaaaaattttttttttaccaaGACATATTTGGCAATATGTAAAATGGAATATAAAAtggataataaaatataatatattaaatgagGAATAcgatgaaaatgataaagtTTATATTACAAGAAAGTACATGAATGTTTCTTTAGAGAAATGGAATTCACTTAATGAGGAAgagaaaagaaattatttaaaaaaagaattatggGTAAAACAAAATTTAGATGATTTTCTTCATGAAGAGAGAGAAAAAGATaggataaataaaatttcaagttcaaaatataaaaagcaaattagaatgaagaaaaaaggaattagttttaattataatgattAA